In Notolabrus celidotus isolate fNotCel1 chromosome 22, fNotCel1.pri, whole genome shotgun sequence, the genomic stretch CTGTCAATTTAGgtaaaatgccccaaaatacgACTGAAATAGCTCACTTTCCATTCACGACACCAACTTACATCATAAACttaaccttcacacacacacacccctcccccATCGTCCTCAGTATCCTACATATTCAGCACACACTGTCCTCAACCATCATTATCCTCACTGCAATAATTAACGTCACTGATTTCATCCACTCCCGGAAAGCAAAGGAGTCCCCGACCAGcttatttatatttacaaaCAAGAATGCAAcaacgtgtcgtattgtatctaATCATTCGGAATCAGTAATGCAAGAGCAGCCAATCAAATCACAGAACAGAAAACCAAGGCTGCTAGCTATCATCACACCACTTACTGAAACGTTTaaagagtaaataaaaaatatgacttttcAGGCCGTCACCGTCAGAAGTGGACAGGACCAAAGACTGTTATTACACCACTCAAAGAAAATATTGATAGCAATGCCCTGTTATAAGTGCATGATACAGCTGTCTATATAGTGCAAGtgttagtagtagtattattagaATTACTCATGAAACTCCAGTAACGCCCAacagagtaaataaatgaaatataatcaTTTAGTTCAAGCAATAACATCTCTTACTGTGATATCTTTCAGGTTATAAAACCATAAGGCTTACTGCACCGAGAGTCTGGTGTTTGACTGGTTCAGGATGAGGCAAAAGAAATATTATCAAAGAACAAAAATGGCCAAATCATTTAATCTTTGCCTCCTCTACGTATAGATATGCTCACTGACCTCCACGATCAGTGGAATAAATTGCTCTGCAGGTTCACGCTTTGTAAAGAAGTTAAGCCAAATTACTGCTGCAGTGGGCAGCTAACAAACTTTGAAGCTAACGTATGCACAGAAGcaatctggctggtggagccaaTGGGATTGACTTCACGCCTTCTCCATCAACCATTTCTACATtttcaaagatccctcaggagcTGTCGAACTTCTCTGGAAATGAACACCTGAATGCAAATAAGCAAGAAAAGAACTAACTGTAACCACAGAATACAGGTTTGAGAAAAACataccagtccaaagtttggaaacaccttctcattcaagggtttgtatttattttaatgactgtaaacactgtagattaaaactgaagacatcaaaactatgaaagaacataaatggaattattgattttttttttaaaaagtgttaaacaaagcagaatatgttttatattttagattctgtaaagtagccccctttttccttcattacagctttgcacactcttggtattctctcagtctgcttcatgaagtggtctcctggaatggtttctctcagtctgcttcatgaagtggtctcctggaatggtttctaattaacatgagcctggtcaagtgttcatttgtagaatgacttgccttcttaatgtgtttgagaccatcgtttgtgttgttcagaggtagggttagtacacagtggacagtcctgttgtaatccagattatttcatagttttgatgtcttcagtattaatctacaatgttgaaaataattaaaataaataaaaaccattgaatgagatgGTGtgcccaaacttttgactggtagcgtATTTCACATGCAGGATGAGTTGTCTACTTTGACCCACGTTGCTTGCTGCAGGTTAAACCTGAAGTGACCTCTCTCACTCCGTATCCTGGTTTGTATTGGCCTCATGTCTGCTGTAAGCAAACAGCCAACACATGGCAGACACATAAGGTTGATATAAATGTAGGAACTTGATGCAGTCAGCAAAGATCTAGATCCTAAAAAGGATATATGATGCAGAATAACAATAAACCTTAAACTCTGGAGCCAGTCCGTCAGACGGCAGAGCCAGTCAGGAATTTTTGGCTGGACATTAAAAAGGCTGTTTACTCGTGATCTCCATGCAACCTGACATAGCTGGACGTGGAGCTAATTTTAGCGCAGAGAAAAAAGCTTAATCTAGCTTAATGCACTGCTCTGTTAAATACGAAACTCTGATTGTAGGGAAGAGCAGATCTTCACTACGATCAAAGTCTCTGGTGGACAAAGTCAGGTTATATGAACTTGCAGAAAGTTATCTGGTTAATGTAGCGCCGgtaggaagaggagaagaaaaccgCACAGAATTAAAATCAGGTTAGAGAAAGAGATTACAAAGGAACGCAGAATGAAGTGAGTCCAAACTCCACATAGTCTGAATGTGAAAGTATCAGAGGATAGAAAAGGAATGTGATCagactttaaaattaaaactagGGCTGTCAGTGTTCATGGGttaactttgatttgatttaagtCTGACATTGACATTTTTTGTCCCTTGTGGTGCGCTGTagttaagctgctgcagtgtaTTCCTGTTTCATGCTGCCACCGTGATGTCAAACGACGACTCTGTGCTTTAACGGCTCAGCTGACAACTCAGACGTCatctgcactttgtgtcaaacagaatttaGTATATAAAGAACTTTGAGTTTAAGCTAACACCTTCGAGCTGAGCATGCAGGTGCAGATAATCAGACTGTTAGCTGGTCACTGCATCACAGAAGCTGATGTGCAGATCATAACAGACctgaggatgaaacactttaaagctTCTTCCTctaagtcaggggttcccaaagtgtgggtcgggaccctctGAGGGGTCGAGCGACTCCaatggggggtcgcgagatgtcttccaaattaacaaaggattttaaatttgcttattttacctattattcaaaaaaatatagacaaaaatagtagttacatttgaaataaaatcctgCACATAAGTAGATTTCATTAActatctgcctttctttgttgccagatgactcctaaagttagggtcaggttaattaacaaaagggtcagtagcagcaggttatttcacagcagcacagtcacatgtgcatgtaggtaaactcattttgaagtatgaagcaacatttaaccacttcgagggacagtgggggtcacaagtctttggcatctatattttgggggtcgtgggctgaaaagtttgggaacccctgccctaggtcatggtttcagatcacactggtgcagcatttatttgatctaaaagtcaagatcatttCATTGGAGTCGTTcagtttaaattgaattaaaacacCTACGTTAgcttttttaaaagaatgaTTAAGCTTTGAGTAAAAACATTTGTTTCCCGACACAAAGCTTCAACAGAGAGCTATCAGACTCCAGGGTCGACATTTAAAATGCAGACTGTTAAAAGGTAAATACTTAATACCTGGTGATTAAATATGGACAGGtgaaatttgtattatttaaaggtctTTGTCCTCTTGATCAGTGTCAAAAAAGCCATGTGTAATCTACTTTAATTCAACACTACCAGAGTTTATAAAACTCAGTTGTTGACATATTTAATAAAGTTTAAGTCTATGAGCGTATAAAGGAGACGGTGATGTCGTTCAGCTTTCAGTTCTTCCAGAATtaaccaaaatgaaaacattccgGCCTGAGTTCAGAGGAAGCGCCCTCAACTTAATATGTCGTCTGCAATCTTTCTGCTGCTGTTAATTTGGAAATCAGCCAACGTCACATGCTCGTCTCATGAACGGCCTCGCATGTGAAAAGTTGGCACGGTTTCAAaggttttcacagctttttggGCAGATGATATGGACATGAATGGTGTCGGGTTAAGGCTGGCTCACGCTTTACgttttttaaattcttaacagatgttgaaaatgtgagagaccTCACACGTGACTGCAAACAATGACAGATTTACCGCTTACGTTTCTGTGGAGGACAACAGAAAGGACTCTACACGCTGACTGATTCATGGACAACATGAGTCCGGACTCTTAAATCTAATAACGCcactttaaaatgagaaaacacagGAGATGACAAGGAGGAAGTGGCGACAATGTTTGCAATTCCAGATTTGGGTGGCCACAGTTTTTCAGAGCAGTCTGAGGGAAGTAAAATCACTCCAAACAAACTTCACACCTCAAGGATATTCTGCAAGATAATCCTAAGAATGTTAAAAAGGCAGGACTTCGCTGATCTTTGTCTTGACAGAGGAATCAAAATCTTCCTTATTAGTATTCAGATCCTTAAATTAAAGATCCATTGAAACTTGTGTTTCCTTTAAAAGACGCAAGCTGGCGAAGAGCTTTTAGCGGACTGTGATTTGTGAAATCGAAAACCATGATGGCTAGCAAGCTCGTATATATCCCATcagtccttgttttgttttttttatggatGTGTACTTCTACTTCTTTGTTGGATTTCTTACGAACTTTGAGTAAAAGTGACATTCCTACGGTGCAGAAAAGTGTAAACATTGAAAGTCCTGCGGTCAAAGTTTTACTCAAAGTAGCAGTTTGTAACTCTGGAGACAGATTGTGGTGTTTCAGATCAACAGCTAAACAAATACAGCCCAATGGAAACTGAACATCTGGAGAGAAATGTGACTCATTTGTactcctctttcttttcattttttttgccaGGAAAACAGGGTGAATTTCACAGGATTTCCTCCAAGGGATCGAGTAATCCTCatcttataaataaaaatacatcatATGTTTTGTTATGATGCTTGTGCTATCAATCTGAATGAAGAACGTGTACCTTACAGTGTCAAATCCATGAAGAGCAGTATAAAGAATAACATGTTCATTGGAATCGTTGACGAGTCGAAGCAAAGACAAGCAGAAATGAAATAGTCAGAGAACAGGTACCTTGGATTTGTCCTGACGTAATGCACTTGGGTAAAGGTTTTTAGTTACCTTCCATCTCTGACAACACAGCTGTTCGTTTCTCCTTTAAAAAGCTTGTTAAAGTGAAAAACGTCCCTCCTGAAAGAATGTCTACGTCCTCTTCAATTGTCCTCGGTTCCTCCTACCGTTTCCCGTAGCTCTGTTCCAGCCACTGCCTCACATCCTTCAGATTGTAAAAAAAAGGGCCCTTCCCCCCCAGGTAGGCGATCTTCCTCTGCTGCACTATACACACCCGTTCGTTCGACACGCCGTACGCCACGTTGGCATTGTTGTCCATGCTGTCGGCCACCAGCTGACACTGCGGCGGCAGAGAAAAGTGCTCGATGAGATTGCGCGCCGCTCCCAGCCGCTCCTCCAGGTTCTGATGCTTCCGGACGTTGAAGGAGCAGGAGCCCATCGGAGGGGCCACCCAGCCGTCAGACGGGTGAGCCTCGTCAATGTAcaccaacaggaagtcagccACGTCACTGAAGTCCTCCACCAACTGCCGGAAAGCCGGCAGGTGGCTGAGGAAGGGGGGTCAGGTGGCCGAGCCGAAGTTGACCACCAGGGGGCGATCAGATGACTCAAAATCCAGAAGGTGGCACTCCTCTTCATTTCGGGTTCTGGATCCAGGGGTCACATTTGTCTTGTTACCGAGACTGCCGCTCCACCGAGACGCATTGGGCACCTTCACCAGTTTGGAGTTTGGAGCATTGCCACCAAGTTTCACCTGAAGAGGTAAGAAGAGGGATCAGTGTTTATCTGTTCTCTTCAAACAGCACAGAGAAGTGAAACAGAACAGagcgccaacgattggcttcaaatcagtgctaaggaacagatggatggcgtcacagatactacgttgattatttatacagtctgagtGAGACACAATTACTCTACAACATATCCATGTAATCACAAAAGGGTTTAATATTAAATTCAGAAGTTCTCTCAAACATATCCCGGGTTAAAGAGCACTTTCACTCAGAAAAACAGACTTAACTGAGCTAATTacatatcaacacaacatggggcgcatccatagactgtataaataatggacatggtatacgtgacgtcacccatctgtttctgaagcactgttttgaggccaatcgtcggcggcagccatatggaaatgttgaactcaacataactgctgtcgagtgagtgtgacgtaaagaggcgggctttgagcctcctagccaacagctacagtgttccaatgaagtcagctgtgcctctcattcgaagactcgtaatctcaatatcttcaatatcggcgcattagaaaaaaaaatcaccccctgtacagtgtgtgccgatcgagaaatgagctatccagactacacttgtcttttgtaccaggctgtaaacatttttatttctgctgtaaaggtcgtcttctttgaattggtgtgtatgtggtttccggtgtttctgcagccagcctcaagtggattcttgataaatcacagtttataacacttccgcatgggcttcatattttgaggttGTCACTTGGGCgcatccctctcctctgtccaaCAGAGGGCGCTTATGTTACACACAAAATACTAGTTCTGGTTTAATGCTCATGAGATTGCGGACAGTCTTAACACAATCAAAGAGTAAATTACTGGAAAATAACGATGTTTAGTGGCACAGGTCATCATCTTGTGTGTAAAACAGAAGTTGTGTGCTCAAGGCAGAAAGGATCACCTCTGGGTGCAAATGTAAAATACAACTGCGGAGAGGTTAACACTGCAAAACATTCGACTTGTATCAAGTTGAACAAATGAAATACAAGTGCAGCTGAGAGAGAAATCGATCGCAGGGTGACAAACAGTTAGTTTGAGTTTACCTGAGGAACTGCTGACTGAAGATCTACAGGTGCCATCATGGTTCATTTTCATCAtggcattaaaaaaatatgatgttGGTCCAAGAGTGAAGTCAGATAGACAGATTTAAGTACTCCTGTTTAGCTTTGTGGCTAGCACAAACTGCTACCATAGCAGACAGCTTCATTGTTATTAGAATATCATAGATAGGACTCTTCTGAATGACTGGCATGTCATCTATGTAAACATGATGCTCTTCAAACTGCTGTTACTCACTATGACTCTGACATGTTATGTTTTACATCTGAGACACATGTCACAATTATCACTTCACTCAGACTCAGCTGCAGCTTTATGTGCCTCAGCATTAACTGCATATTATAACTGTGTTTAAACTTAGACTTAAAGCAACTGGTGCAAACAGGCTGCAAGCAGTTAACGGTGCACTTTGATTTTACTGAATGAACTCATCCCAGCTGAACGTGAACCAGGAGCACTTTATAAGGTAAATGATATTTACCCCCCTGCAGGCTGCAGTACAGCTGCTGTCATTAATCTGCTCTGTTATCACTCTGTGATGCTGGATGACAACATTATTATGACTTCATGCTTGAACCGCATGTCAGAGGAGAGTTACATTTCATAACTCAGTCACTGACTGATGAAGATAAGAGATaggataagatatactttatttgtcttgttggtggaaattattttgttacagcagcttacaacacgggacaggggaataaaacaatgtactaacatagttaaaaaatataataacaataattatagcaatgacaaaggtaaaatataatataatacaataaaatagaataaaataaattaaaaaataaaatataataaaataaaatataataataaatatatatatatatatatatatatatatatatatataataaaatataataaaataaataaaataaataaaatataataaaataaaatagaacaaaataaaatataataaattatggcaactattacagatatatacacactatgtacacttctatctgataggGAATAACAACAAGTGTGGAAAtgagatctatctatctatctctctctctctctctctctctctctctctctttctctctctctctctctcaacactTTTGAATGCATTCGTAGAATCAGGGAAATGTAAGCCTCTCTCACTTTACTAAAGATGTGTCACTGAAACTGTGCAGCATGTCAGAGAGCTGTGGGACTTAAGAGTGTGAAACTTTTCCATGTTTGGGTCTGTGACACTGCACGTTAGGATGTTTTCAATGAAATCCCTGTACTCTTGATTAAGTGCAGAGGTGTTACCTGCTTGTGTGCGTCCAGCAGGAAGCCGTTCCAGATGGCACGCAGCCCCTCGGAGGTGAGCATGCGGCGCCACTCTCCGGAGCCCGCGGGCCGCGAGCAGCTGAGCAGCGACACGGCGCGCTTCACGAGCACCACGGAGTCGTAGAGCGCGAGGAACAGACAGTTTGAGAAGAACCCAGGTAAAATCTGGAGTGTCACAAGCAGGTCTTCGCTTGCCATTCCcattctctccccctctctctgtgtgtgtgtttgtaaaaccGCTGGAGGATTATTCCAAAGTGCTCTTCATTAAGCGCAGCGCTCCGTCGGAGGTCCCGGTCACTCCCCTCATTGTTAACCTCTCTGATCCAGGGACTGATCCAGGGACTGATCCAGACGTTTTGCAGGGGGACTGAGTAaggtgtttcaggtgtttcctTGCAGTGCTGACTCCTCTGTTCCTCTGCCCCTCCAGCTGCTCAGTGTCGTGCGTAATGACGCTCTGCTCCTGCAGCTCGATTACTCCCCAAAGGGGCGAGCATTGACGTTCATATTAAAAGCTTCACAGCTTATCTTTAAAGCTGACGTCAGATTAAGAGCAAGCCCTCGgttccctcccccctccctttctctcccctcGAGCCGCACGTCGATCATAAATTttgttcttttctctctttttgtgcatttttttctaatataaTGGACTCagtggaaaatgttaaaatcccTCAGTTTTATCGTCTACTGTGTTTTATTACAACACACCACTGATCCAAAAGTTTCTGTTTGCTACGATCTTCAGCTGGGGAATATTTTGCCCTAATGGATTTTTTCAAGTGCCCAcgggagaagagaagaaagtcCAACTTTGAGTGCTGCACAAGATAAAAGGAGGAGACTCTCCAAGTTTTcacttcactctttttttctatatttaaagTCTAACTTGAAGTTTAATTGAAAACTTGATTAACAGCCCAcatgtagatagatagatagatagatagatagatagatagatagatagatagatagatagatagatagatagatagatagatagatagatagatagatagatagatagatagatcaaaactttattaatcatttgggaaggttccctcaggaaattcagattccagcagccaggtaacaccaaaggacagaaaaaacagcGCGCAGATATCAAACATAAAAAATCACAGGTTATATACACAGTACAGTTCACAGTAGCAGCAATATACAAGTCTAAAAAGGAATACCGCTGCAGgtttataataaaatagcagcagcaataataaatagatagataattaACTATAAATAATGAGTAGTGCAAGCTTGTTTGAATTGTGTTGTGGTCAGTTCATTTAAGACCTATTTCATGTACTTTATTCCCAAAATTACAAACTGGAATATGATGATTGTCTATAAATTTTGTCACCTTCTGCTTGgcccaaaacaaagaaaacatctgtGAGTCCAAACACCAGAGAGGAATTACATATTTTAGAGtgcaataacaaacaaacacaaagaccaaAACTTAAAGTTACTGCTCTGAGacatctgaaaataaaacagaaatgtcagaTTATTTAATGTGTGGATTATTCCACAGAGCGTGTGATTAATGGAAGTAAAGTCATCTTCTGAGAAAGTTAAAACGCTGCAGCACGGATGATTTCTTGTGCAATATTCAGATATTTAGCCAAGTTTACTTAACTCACTTTTATGAGATTTGTCATGCAGCAGGAGAAAGCCTGACTGATACTGCACAGATGTAGGGTCCCCTCATGAAGAAATTGAGGTTTCATAAGTGCATGAAAATGGCCAAAAGAGCTCTCCAGATTTTTATTAATATCTTTTGACGTTTTTATCAAAACCACCTCAGATTTCCCGGGCCTCCTTCCATCTTAAACACGAGCCCGGCCGTCAAACTGCATGAAGACAGATCTCCTGTGGTCACTTAACATAATTCTGCTTACATCCATCTTTAGCTACAAAAACAATAACTAGATTTCTTTGTTTGCAACAGAACAAAGTAAGAGAAAGAGCCTTTGAATGTTTGTGTCACTGATGATGACGTGTTGTGAAATGTGGTGACAAAGTGCAGCAGTCAGGATTTGTCTGCAGAGATGGGTGACTCAAAATATATGTCGGGATTGTTGATATAAAATGACAGAATGCATGAGTGAAACATGCAAACCTTACAGAACCTTTAATTTGAGCATGTCTTAGGTtatgcttaaagctcctgtggggaactttctgtttgtgtcaactttggcgccccctgtggacaaagcagtagcACCTTTGTaacttaaagagctcatagtgccctattacccctctagaacactacgctcccaacatgtaGGCCTGCtcgttgtacctaaagtctctaaaagtagtatgggaggtagagccttcagttatcaggcgcctctcctttagaatcatctaccagtcagggtctgggaggcagacaccctctctacttttatgagtaggcttcaaaatgtcctttttgataaagcttgtagttagagcttggaccagctcttagttatgctgctataggcttagactgacacactgggatcctgtctttccctatctctcctctctctgtctgtctcttactttaactcttcctgtcccattaaagttcctaagcatagacctttctggagtccctgagctgccttgtctcgtaggttcctctggatctctgctgctgtggacgtgccagactccagctgctacaactactactatccgtctcacctctatcatctctctctctctctcttaatctccctctatccctctctccaacacggtctcagcagatgtgtgtctaacatgagtctggtcctgctggaggtttctgcctgttaaaggaagtttgtccttgctactgtaacttgctaaatgctgcaaagtgctctgctcatggtggattaagatgagatcagactgagtcctgtctggaagattaGACTGGATTTTCACTCTTGTGGGGTGCTCCCGGTCTGCAGGGGTCAGTAGCTTCCGAAAAAGCCTCTGTGGtctgatccaacaga encodes the following:
- the dio2 gene encoding type II iodothyronine deiodinase, whose protein sequence is MGMASEDLLVTLQILPGFFSNCLFLALYDSVVLVKRAVSLLSCSRPAGSGEWRRMLTSEGLRAIWNGFLLDAHKQVKLGGNAPNSKLVKVPNASRWSGSLGNKTNVTPGSRTRNEEECHLLDFESSDRPLVVNFGSATUPPFLSHLPAFRQLVEDFSDVADFLLVYIDEAHPSDGWVAPPMGSCSFNVRKHQNLEERLGAARNLIEHFSLPPQCQLVADSMDNNANVAYGVSNERVCIVQQRKIAYLGGKGPFFYNLKDVRQWLEQSYGKR